The genome window gaaaaacagcagaaacaggtCCTTTGGAGTGTGGTGGGAAAGGGAATCTACCTGAACTCCAGGTGTTCTCCGCGGCTGGAACCTGCTCCCTGTTGGAGCGGTGTCAGCCTCCCGCTCTGTCCTCCAGGGCTCAGGGCGGAGGGGCGGCTCTGCTGCCCGAGCCAGCGGGGATCTGGACCTGACGGGGGAACCACGCCGCTCCTTCCTGTGCGCAGACCGCCAGGTGGTGCGGTGCGCGCACGGCAgagcctcctcttcctcctcctcctctttcaaaatgaaagaaatgacctcctcctctcgctcctcttccaacatgaaCGAGGGGTCGTCCACCTCGTCGTCAAAGTCCTCACTCTCCGGCTCGGACTCCGAGTCCCGCTCAGACCCATCCGGGTACTGGAAGAGCTGCACCGCCCGCTCCACGTTCAGGAGTCGCCACATCGTGTTGCCACAGTTCAAATCTGTGAGATGTGAGAAACACTCGCTGTTACTCCCACAGCTCCTCCTGCACGTTCCCAGCGATGGGAAAGGGGGCGTGGTTTGTGAGCGCTTTCCTTAGAATAacacgtttttgttttatttactttcctACAGTTGCTTCCTGCACCAGACGTCACGTGACGTCTGGTGCAGGAAGCAACtgtatacaaataaataaaacaaaatgtatttatcataAGTCAACACGGTTTAGAAAGTCCGCACTTTCGACACAGAGATTCTGCGTCACGCTGCTACGTCATCGCAAATCGTGATCTGGTCGCTCCGACGCGTCCTTAGACTTCAGCATCCGCCTGGTTGTTCCACGTCATGAATTCCcaaatgttttgcagacagacagtgttgtGTGCTTACTGTAAgtaaaagcatctgctaaatgctctcaatgtaaatgtaaatgtaaatgtaaatgtaaatgtaggtGGATTAGCCTTTGCTCTCTACTTACCATGCTAAAAGAAATGTGCATCCCAATCAGCAGCCATGTAGTCACACAAAGCTGCTCGGTCTGCTCTCTAATTATCATACTAAAAGGAAAACATGCATCCACACCAAACATTCAGGAACACTTTCACCTTTCCCACAACTGAGCTGTCTGTTGATATCCTCTCTGTGGCCAGTCTGATCAAATTAACTTCATTTTTCAgagataaaactttaaaatcagTCAAATTTGACCAGATCACAACACAAGGGTAGTACGTATACTGTCCATGTATAAAGAAAACACTCTGGAATACACCCTGTTTGTGCCCACTGCAACAGTTAtaatcaataaaatgaaatactgactTTACTGTCATTATCCTCTTTTGCTTCCACAATGATCCTGAGATAATAAAGTGatatttataacaaaataacatGTTATTAATGACAATTTAAAAtgcttaaatgtgtttttaatgtgtattGATTGATGTGTTAACAGAACAGAAAGCAACATGGAACCAATAACTGCTAATTCATGAATTTGTGGGAGCCGACTGTCTTCTAATCCAGGCAAACTGAGCTTAATGCTGTATACTGGTGTGAAATAACACATCTCAAAGAATACTCATACAACAAATCCCATGTTTCCCCTCACATCTCCATCTCACTTGTCGTTATTGTCCTGGTTATTAAgttgtctctgtctgctgcagggaggtttgatgaagctgtgattgaagagaggaggaaggctACAGAGGCCATGCTGCTGTTCACCACCAGCATCCCTGCACTCTACAACAGCCCACAGCTCAAAGACTTCTTCAGAGTaagacacactcacaaacacaaatacaggaagtgacacagATATGGAATACATGTCGCCTCCCTTTATCCTCTCAGGGTGGCGAGGTCACCAGACCTCTAGATCCGACCCCCATGTCCTCCGCCGGGCCGCTGCCTCCCCCTCTCATCCCGCTCCCCAAGCGAAGGGCCTCGGACTGTgaacctgcagaggaagaggaggggagggaggctcCCCCCTTACCCCAGGACTTGGGCACTAATGTGGGCTTGGAGGTGGGAGAACCGGAGGTGGCGGCTGAGGCCTACAGCGAGATGGGAGGCTCTCCGAGGGCAGAAGAACCAGAGGAGACAAGCGATCCAGAGCTGGATGACAGAAGTATGATGGAGAGACCAACATCTGCAGGAATTTACACTCTCTGCTCTTATTTTGACTCCTTGTTAATCTTTTTTACCTTTTGGTTTGTGTCTCCGCCTCCAGTCCCGTCCCCACCCACAGACCTCCTCTCACCGGAGGCCCAGGAGGAAGAATTTGATTCACTGTTTGACTCGGTGGCAGAAGTCCCGCCGCCGAAGGAGGACGGTCCACCTCCGCTGTCTGATAACGACCTGGCTGTGTTTGATCCCTGCTATAAACCAggtgaaaataaatgtgaatgatacatataaaacaaaaccGCTGTCTTAATCCCTCAGTCTAATCAGATGTGTCATCTAGATTCATTTTCCATGTTTAACTCATGTAATAATTCACCATGTTGACCATTTCTTTACAGGCCGTCCTGCCAAATCACCTGCATGAGTTAACAAACATGATCTGAAAATCCAAATCCACGAAGCCATTCCATCGtctatcaaaatgttttatttttgcagcgCTGATGTGTAGGTCCTTGCCGAACTATTAAGAAACTGACTCTCTATAAAGGATACATGGAGTCAAGTGTGATTTAAGGCCACGTGGTCACATTTGAATATCACATTGAGAATGTAACAGCAGTAACATCACTAGATGGCAGAGACGAGCTGTAACTGACTGTCTCTGTCCTGTTGGACCACCGACAATCCTGAGCCTGCTTTTGACTTCCGTGATTGAAAATGAATGCTCATTTTAATTTCGGTGTTTCCCAAAGCCAGAGATGACGTTCTCcaatgtcttgtttgtcttcaaCCCAAAGATAGTTGGTTTACTGACATACAGAAAGAAAGGAACCAGAAAAATACTCATATTGTGAGATTTAAAATTGAGAATTTAGAGggttttttctcttcttcaaaAGTTGTTCAAACTGGTCGATTCACTCTAAGAATTGCATCGAGAACTAATTGATGGATTGTAGTTTGTATGGGTAGCGTGGCCGAGCGGTCTAAGGCGCTGGATTAAGGCTCCAGTCTCTTCGGGggcgtgggttcgaatcccaccGCTGCCAAGGATCCTTTTCAGCTGCTTGATGGAACGAGCCGTCCAACTGTACTCCTGTATGCTCTACAGGCACTTCTGACTAATCCTGCAATAAGCAGTTATGTTGGTCTAAGATGTCAAAGTGCATTATAAATGCCCAGAATACAAAGGGACTTCATCAGAcatcttattttgtccaacctACAGCAGACAATCCTAAATATTTCTGTTAATTTTCATATTagacaaagaaaaatcaaactctGAGCAGCTGGAACcagacaggagaagaaaaacactatCTAATAATCTTTGAGATCCTGATCATTTCACAAATGTGAAATCAAACACAATATTGCTGaacacaacttttaaaaaaaacctttgtaaTTGTGTAAatcatttcttctctctgtgtttcagatggAGCCATTTCCTCCAGCGACCACTCGGAGTTGCTCTCTCTGCCGCCGACCAGTCTGAACGGAGGGGACGCGGGTTACCTGAACCAGGCCGCCAGCGAGCTGACGGCTGcgatggagaaggagaaggagggggagtTTAGCAGTGCCATCTGCGGGTACAGGACGGCGGTGGATATACTGATCACTGGAGTGCAGGGTGAGGCCAAACATTTAAGGAGGGAGTTCATTAACAGTGTCCGGTGGTGCACAGCCACGTTTCTTTGTCATGCACAGTCTTGCATTTGAGCCCGATGCACTCATTGACTCAACGTGCCATTTTAGCTGAATGCACTCAGGAAGCGCACGAGCCAGCTGCGTTGCTATAGTGACTGATCTGCACTCAGCTGCAAAAATTGCAAATTACGTGTCCGTGCTCTATTTGCAAATAAGCTAGTGCATCAGCACAAATTGTATTGTGCACTTACCTATAACATcttgtttactgtgtttactCTGCAGCACATATTCTGATGTGccgctcacacactcacacagctgacacacacacgtacacacatgtacacacacaggtgagcgGACACGGCGCATCAGAGCGTGCTTGTTGTGTGAACTCATCATAAAACCAACACTGCTGTCTTGTCCCAGTATTTACTGTCCTGCTATAGCCAACGTAAACTGTGTCACTAGCCTTAGATATATCTGTTGTGTCACTAATAACTCATGAAGAGAACGATCTCTGGtcttttgcatgttttcatgGGTAGCGTGGCCGAGCGGTCTAAGGCGCTGGATTAAGGCTCCAGTCTCTTCGGGggcgtgggttcgaatcccaccGCTGCCAAGGATCCTTTTCAGCTGTACTGTGCCACACAAAGAGGCCACAACATCTCTCAAGTCATTTCCACATACTGATTTGTGTGAACAGACTCTCATACAGCCTCAGTCTTTAAGAGTGCCAAGCGTCTAGTGTCTCTGGAGGTCGAGGTCGGAGGCCCACCAGTTGGAATTTTTCTACTGTAGTTGCATTAAACAAGGGACGAACAAATTGTGAAATTGGGAGCCAACAAAAATTCCTATAGCACTGTTTAAAATAACGATTGAGCCAGTAGCTGATACtgatacacaaaacatttctttgttgtagTAGGAATTAGTTTTTATTGgattgagtatgaattcaacagggggccagttcttacatatcgctgctttaaaactgttttataaaAACTTGACAGTGAAGTTCTAATCACTTTACTCCAGCTGTCTTTATCTCTTTATAATCTGCATATCGGCTGTATATTGGCTGATAGTATCTGCCAAACGatatatcagtcaggctctagtTTTCTAGTTCACCTTTTGTGCCATTAACAAAGAAATCCTCATTATAGATGTGTAACTGAAGTGTTTCATGACCCTGTCTACAAATCTATGAAACAACCTTTAACATGACCTTCTTCCGCCTGAAAAACATTCTTGTTATGAAAAGTAACTGCTTCAAAAAACCTTCTCAGTCGCCTTCAGACTCAGTGAGTGAGAATTTTTCAGTTCTTCTGCAGCCATACAAACTGATGTGACACAGCAGATACGTGTCGTCCATTACCATCGTTAAATGTCATCATGATTGCAGATATCAGTCATTAAGGCCGATATCAGCAGATAACTGCGGACAGAAAGAAGTGCAGTATCGCCTCCTTTTCCTGTTCAAGTATAGTATGGGTCCGCTCCATTTTAAGGTAACAGAGGTGCTGTCTCGTGGTAGCGTGGCCGAGCGGTCCAAGGCGCTGGATTTAGGCTCCAGTCTCTCTGGGggcgtgggttcgaatcccaccGCTGCCAATCTATCTATTGTTTGTCTGAAGGAGAACGTCACAGAACTATTCCTGACTGGGACTCATCAGAACTAATGAACTGCATCAACAAGTCAGACAGTTCATGCAATTCTGGAAATGTGTTATGACAAATGAATCACTAATAAAAAGTTACGTTTCAAATCAGTAAGACACAAAGACTTGTTTTCACCTTTCAGACTGTTATTGTAAAGACAGTCTGTGCTGAGCCAGCTATTGTTTGAAAAGTATCCTGACCAGCTAAATCTAATCAGAGCTCCTCTCTGTGGTTTCAGAGgagacatttaaacatgttcatgactgatttttttgtctAAACAACCTAAATATGTGcactctctttgttgtcatgattAATAAActcagtaaacaaactgacgtTAAGCTACAACACAATTTCCcgctgttttactttgttcatatgtggcggaccctgccacctttctagcttcaaacagtgaccTCATTTTCATCcgtgaacagcttgtttgttcagttatggaaaaggtaaattttatttattattattattacctcGTCAGTATTGTAAGCATtagaattctgagtttgaatttcttctctgaaACTACAGAATGCCCCTTTAAGTGTGTGGTGTGCTACAAACACGTGATCCTCTCATAGATCATCTGTACAGATCTATTCCTGACGGGTGAACTTCGACCCACCTTCCCCCACGAGTTGCAACACTGATACATGTACAGTTATCAGGTAGCGTGGCCGAGCGGTCTAAGGCGCTGGATTAAGGCTCCAGTCTCTTCGGGggcgtgggttcgaatcccaccGCTGCCAAGAATCTTTTCCAGCGACTTGAAATCATAGAAATAAGACCTGATTCATTCACCTGATCATGTCGTGGTTtcatctcatcttcatcttcttgtgtttgtgtttgatccGTCCAGGAGACCCAGATCCAATACGCCGGGAGTCCGTGATGAGAAGGACGGCCCAGTACCTGAAGCACACTGAGATGCTGGTTGACAGGCACTCCTCACCAACCCACACTCagacacctgcacacacacattcacaggactcttagacacacacacgcgtatttatacacactgttcacacacatgaAGACGGATCAAAGATGCAGAAGCTCAGGGTTGTGACATACATACAGAATGAGAACACACACTCGTCTGGATCACAGCATTCAGAAAGaaaccaccacacacacacacacagacacacacacacacacacacacacacacacacacacacacactcctgaggTACACACTACTCCACAGACTGTTTCTGGAGCCTTCCtttgtttaatgaaaaatcTGTGATTTACAAAATTGAAGTATCTGGAAACTGCAAGTAACCGTACATGTAACGGATCACTGGATCTTTTCtctgacattgttttctttttttcaacataATAATGATTATGTACATCAGTCATTCGCATTttgcacaatgtttttgttaataaatatgaatcaaactgaaacgaagcagatgatgttttttcttgGCTCAGagttcaggaggaggaggaggtagctGCTGGATTACATGATGAACGGTCACAGGTCCAGGAGATGTGAGTAGATCTGACCTCAGGAATCAACTTTAGAATCACAAACAGTGTCAGGAGCGTCACTCTAAAGATGCATCTCACCACAGTCACTATTACTGGTCACACAATGTAGTCAGTCACGTCAGCCAAGTATCACAATAAGAttaatttctgttgtttttggatTATTTGAACACCAAACACATGCAGATTAAGAGAAAAGTCAACTGCATGACTTTTACCTAAATATGTAATCCTGTTACTGGGACTCTGTTACTCCCTGTGCCTGTTACTCAACATCTGCAATAAATGCACAGGACTCAGTAATTTTCAATATTCCTTTTCAGTAATGATATTTAAGTGCACAATGGCTCGATTGAAGGCGTTGCAGTAGCAAGGCAGTACCTCTGAGAGGCGCTGTTAGCCATTAGATCACATCAGTTACACTTCCTCTAGAGCAGAATCTCCTGGTTTGTGGAGTTCTTTTAAGTGTTTACCACCTGGTACCGCTGCACAGGTAGTCAGATATTATGGAACTgaactgtagtgctgcagagacgtcctGACCTCCAGAGGGACGAGAGCGTGTTTGTCTGGTCgagaccccaacaaatgtcacatcatcatcattccaGTAGTAAACGATCACTCCTGCTAATCATCCTGCAGTCTGCTGAAATAATCCCA of Acanthopagrus latus isolate v.2019 chromosome 10, fAcaLat1.1, whole genome shotgun sequence contains these proteins:
- the snx15 gene encoding sorting nexin-15 isoform X2, encoding MNSQMFCRQTVLCAYWRFDEAVIEERRKATEAMLLFTTSIPALYNSPQLKDFFRGGEVTRPLDPTPMSSAGPLPPPLIPLPKRRASDCEPAEEEEGREAPPLPQDLGTNVGLEVGEPEVAAEAYSEMGGSPRAEEPEETSDPELDDRIPSPPTDLLSPEAQEEEFDSLFDSVAEVPPPKEDGPPPLSDNDLAVFDPCYKPDGAISSSDHSELLSLPPTSLNGGDAGYLNQAASELTAAMEKEKEGEFSSAICGYRTAVDILITGVQGDPDPIRRESVMRRTAQYLKHTEMLVDRHSSPTHTQTPAHTHSQDS
- the snx15 gene encoding sorting nexin-15 isoform X1, with the translated sequence MSRKPKDEYYRFFTVCDPRTHEKGHTEYKVTARFVSKRHPEDVKEVVVWRRYSELKKLHGELAYTHKNLFRRQEEFPSFPPAQVFGRFDEAVIEERRKATEAMLLFTTSIPALYNSPQLKDFFRGGEVTRPLDPTPMSSAGPLPPPLIPLPKRRASDCEPAEEEEGREAPPLPQDLGTNVGLEVGEPEVAAEAYSEMGGSPRAEEPEETSDPELDDRIPSPPTDLLSPEAQEEEFDSLFDSVAEVPPPKEDGPPPLSDNDLAVFDPCYKPDGAISSSDHSELLSLPPTSLNGGDAGYLNQAASELTAAMEKEKEGEFSSAICGYRTAVDILITGVQGDPDPIRRESVMRRTAQYLKHTEMLVDRHSSPTHTQTPAHTHSQDS